One genomic region from Candidatus Protochlamydia phocaeensis encodes:
- a CDS encoding linear amide C-N hydrolase codes for MRIFNRSLELVLASLTLLHPFFNPVEACTRILYQGIEETVITGRSMDWREDMHSNIWVFPRGIKRNGAVDRNPIAWTSKYGSVTVSGYDVGTADGMNEKGFVANLLYLDESDYGKPDGSKPLLSISLWAQYALDNFETVAEAVEHLRQEPFQIVTSTLPNGSLAQLHLSISDSSGDSAVFEYLNGKLVIHHGKQYKVMTNSPSYDQQLALNAYWQDIGGTTFLPGTNRAADRFVRASFFLEAVPKKADPRYISAVPDQRYAYQAVAEVMSIMRSVSIPLGITTPDKPNIAATLWRTISDQKNKVYYFDSATSPNAFWISLSDLNFKEDASIMKLEIAGGKIYAGNASGNLKPAKPFTFLPAKL; via the coding sequence ATGAGAATATTTAACAGATCTTTAGAGTTGGTTTTGGCAAGCTTAACCCTCCTTCATCCATTCTTTAATCCAGTCGAGGCTTGTACGCGTATCCTCTATCAAGGTATAGAGGAAACAGTGATCACCGGACGGTCGATGGATTGGAGAGAAGACATGCATTCCAATATATGGGTTTTCCCGCGTGGGATTAAACGCAATGGGGCAGTAGATCGAAATCCCATTGCCTGGACATCCAAATATGGCAGTGTGACAGTTTCAGGATATGATGTGGGGACTGCCGATGGAATGAATGAAAAGGGATTCGTAGCCAATTTGCTATATTTGGACGAATCGGATTACGGAAAACCCGATGGAAGCAAGCCTTTGCTATCCATTAGCCTATGGGCACAATACGCGCTTGATAATTTTGAGACCGTTGCGGAAGCTGTAGAACACTTACGGCAGGAGCCTTTTCAAATTGTTACGTCCACTTTGCCAAATGGTTCCCTGGCTCAACTTCATCTGTCCATTTCCGATTCTAGCGGCGATTCTGCTGTTTTCGAATATTTGAATGGGAAGCTGGTGATCCATCATGGAAAGCAGTATAAAGTCATGACTAATTCGCCTTCTTATGATCAGCAACTGGCTTTGAATGCGTATTGGCAAGACATTGGCGGAACAACCTTTTTACCTGGGACAAATAGAGCCGCTGATCGCTTTGTGCGGGCATCTTTTTTTCTTGAAGCGGTTCCGAAGAAGGCCGATCCTCGCTATATAAGCGCAGTTCCCGATCAACGCTATGCTTATCAAGCCGTTGCCGAAGTGATGAGCATCATGCGTAGCGTCAGTATTCCTTTAGGCATTACAACTCCTGATAAACCGAATATTGCCGCTACGCTTTGGCGGACCATAAGCGATCAAAAAAACAAGGTTTATTATTTCGATTCGGCTACCAGCCCCAATGCTTTTTGGATTTCCTTATCCGATCTGAATTTTAAAGAAGATGCCTCCATTATGAAATTAGAAATAGCAGGAGGAAAAATTTATGCCGGCAATGCATCTGGCAATCTGAAGCCGGCCAAACCTTTTACTTTTCTTCCTGCTAAGCTTTAA
- a CDS encoding sulfite exporter TauE/SafE family protein, with product MAYSLICATAFFVSILTLFSGFGLGTVLMPVFAIFFPLPIAIAATGVVHLANNIFKAVLVGKWAKWSIVFKFGLPAAFASALGAYLLGLVSNWPSITTYHLYTHAFHITPIGLIIGVIVILSSFMELIPRFSKLSFPSHYIPVGGALSGFFGGISGYQGTLRSAFLIKAGLKKEEFIGTGVICSIIVDVIRIAIYGWALYSKKFAHMLSGEMRAILIAACLSSFIGSYLGARLVHRMTFKALQIIVGIMLLLLGAAIVLGIA from the coding sequence ATGGCATATTCGCTCATTTGCGCGACAGCCTTCTTTGTCTCTATTCTAACTTTATTTTCTGGATTCGGCCTAGGTACTGTACTCATGCCGGTTTTTGCCATTTTCTTTCCACTGCCCATAGCTATTGCTGCAACCGGCGTGGTGCATCTGGCAAATAACATATTTAAAGCTGTGCTGGTCGGAAAGTGGGCGAAATGGAGCATTGTTTTTAAATTCGGACTGCCTGCAGCTTTCGCATCAGCACTAGGAGCGTATCTGTTGGGATTGGTATCGAATTGGCCTTCGATTACAACGTACCATCTTTATACCCATGCCTTCCACATCACTCCTATCGGATTGATCATAGGAGTGATAGTAATTTTATCTTCATTTATGGAACTCATTCCTAGATTCTCCAAGTTATCTTTTCCTTCTCATTATATTCCGGTTGGCGGAGCGCTTTCCGGTTTTTTTGGAGGAATATCGGGATATCAGGGTACGCTTCGCTCGGCTTTTTTAATTAAAGCAGGATTAAAAAAAGAAGAATTCATTGGCACGGGAGTAATCTGTAGCATCATTGTGGATGTTATTCGCATCGCCATTTATGGATGGGCCCTTTACTCTAAAAAATTTGCCCATATGCTTTCAGGGGAGATGAGGGCTATTTTAATTGCCGCATGCCTATCTTCTTTTATTGGCTCTTATCTGGGGGCCCGCCTGGTCCATCGAATGACTTTTAAAGCGCTGCAAATCATTGTTGGCATCATGCTTTTGCTCTTGGGAGCGGCAATTGTCTTAGGAATTGCCTGA